A region of Arabidopsis thaliana chromosome 5, partial sequence DNA encodes the following proteins:
- the PDCB1 gene encoding plasmodesmata callose-binding protein 1 (plasmodesmata callose-binding protein 1 (PDCB1); FUNCTIONS IN: callose binding, polysaccharide binding; INVOLVED IN: callose deposition in cell wall; LOCATED IN: plasmodesma, anchored to plasma membrane, plasma membrane, anchored to membrane, plant-type cell wall; EXPRESSED IN: 24 plant structures; EXPRESSED DURING: 13 growth stages; CONTAINS InterPro DOMAIN/s: X8 (InterPro:IPR012946); BEST Arabidopsis thaliana protein match is: glucan endo-1,3-beta-glucosidase-like protein 3 (TAIR:AT5G08000.1); Has 2214 Blast hits to 2014 proteins in 207 species: Archae - 0; Bacteria - 106; Metazoa - 136; Fungi - 241; Plants - 1436; Viruses - 12; Other Eukaryotes - 283 (source: NCBI BLink).) has translation MAALVLSLLLLSLAGHSSASWCVCKTGLSDTVLQATLDYACGNGADCNPTKPKQSCFNPDNVRSHCNYAVNSFFQKKGQSPGSCNFDGTATPTNSDPSYTGCAFPTSASGSSGSTTVTPGTTNPKGSPTTTTLPGSGTNSPYSGNPTNGVFGGNSTGGTTGTGINPDYTTDSSAFALKNSSKLFICLLLIASSGFCSFLML, from the exons ATGGCTGCTCTGGTGCTTTCACTTCTCCTTCTATCCTTGGCTGGACATTCTA GTGCCTCATGGTGTGTGTGTAAGACAGGGCTGAGTGATACAGTGCTACAGGCAACCCTAGACTATGCTTGTGGAAATGGAGCAGATTGTAATCctactaaaccaaaacaatcttGCTTCAACCCTGACAATGTTAGGTCTCATTGCAACTATGCAGTCAATAGCTTCTTCCAAAAGAAGGGTCAATCTCCTGGCTCTTGTAATTTCGATGGAACTGCCACTCCCACTAACTCCGATCCCA GTTATACAGGTTGTGCCTTTCCTACTAGTGCCAG TGGCTCTAGCGGCAGCACAACTGTGACACCTGGCACAACCAATCCAAAAGGCAGCCCAACGACCACCACACTTCCTGGTAGTGGTACCAACAGTCCTTATTCAGGGAACCCAACCAATGGAGTTTTTGGGGGAAATAGCACAGGAGGCACCACTGGGACAGGGATTAACCCGGATTACACGACAGACAGCAGCGCGTTTGCTCTCAAGAACTCAAGCAAATTGTTCATCTGCCTTCTCTTGATCGCTTCGAGTGGATTCTGCTCTTTCCTGATGCTCTAA
- a CDS encoding zinc ion-binding protein, which produces MAALNLSKRSICETCGHQGWKNSLVTCSKCRIACEHCYCMRESSFETSIHFVCADCSMRPVQNKFTSDSIKGVPRSIRNKVRVESSNPVPKWKKIPETSRMKLISPEEVKKLACGGSTSKPTFRVPRPVSARPPMGLTKPTAGFPRARSLNSTVVARKTKSIYLPPKKVEPLSPRTQQIRPGVMRQASKAQAVGEGSKSKVGDGAKYHDSNEICRSILSEKLLQLLPYRPALHPIWKGRIVDSATPSEFNGEFLAQPASKVRGKAYILSKAIPVLLKVKLVPIGNLLSGLFMNRKPGLSDVEMYIFPDDKNTKRFTAERDHIFEAMRIRNAMMKFNINGTPLLIFSSKLLDKSSQSKPNVCLQIYHWLQKYE; this is translated from the exons ATGGCTGCATTGAATCTATCAAAG AGGTCAATTTGTGAAACATGCGGACATCAAGGATGGAAGAATTCACTTGTAACTTGCTCTAAATGCCGCATAGCCTGTGAACACTG TTATTGCATGCGGGAGAGTTCATTTGAGACCTCAATACATTTTGTCTGTGCTGATTGTTCGATGAGACctgttcaaaacaaatttacttcAGATTCTATCAAAGGAGTCCCTAGAAGTATTAGGAATAAAGTGCGGGTGGAATCTTCAAATCCAGTTCctaaatggaaaaaaattcCTGAAACGTCAAGGATGAAGTTAATTTCACCAGAGGAAGTAAAAAAACTTGCATGTGGAGGCAGTACCAGTAAACCAACTTTTAGAGTACCAAGACCTGTTTCAGCTCGTCCTCCAATGGGTTTAACAAAACCAACTGCTGGCTTTCCAAGAGCTAGGAGTCTAAATTCTACAGTGGTGGCTcgcaaaaccaaatcaatttACCTTCCACCTAAAAAGGTTGAGCCTCTTAGTCCTCGTACTCAACAGATTCGTCCAGGGGTCATGAGACAAGCTTCTAAAGCACAAGCAGTAGGAGAAG ggtcaaaatcaaaagttggCGATGGAGCTAAATATCATGATTCCAACGAGATATGCCGATCAATTTTATCAGAGAAATTGTTGCAATTACTTCCATATCGACCAGCTTTGCACCCCATTTGGAA GGGACGCATAGTGGATTCTGCTACACCATCTGAGTTTAATGGCGAGTTCTTAGCTCAACCGGCATCTAAAGTCCGAGGGAAGGCTTATATACTTTCAAAAGCTATTCCTGTCTTACTCAAGGTCAAATTGGTTCCTATAGGCAATCTTCTGAGTGGTTTGTTTATGAACAGAAAACCAGGGCTTTCAGATGTCGAGATGTACATTTTCCCAGAtgacaagaacacaaaaag GTTTACAGCGGAACGTGATCATATCTTTGAGGCCATGAGGATTCGCAATGCCATGATGAAATTTAACATCAATGGCACACCATTGTTGATATTCTCTTCAAAACTACTGGACAAGTCCTCCCAGAGTAAGCCTAATGTATGCTTACAGATCTATCATTGGcttcaaaaatatgaataa
- a CDS encoding zinc ion binding protein (zinc ion binding; FUNCTIONS IN: zinc ion binding; INVOLVED IN: biological_process unknown; LOCATED IN: cellular_component unknown; EXPRESSED IN: leaf whorl, sepal, flower; EXPRESSED DURING: petal differentiation and expansion stage; CONTAINS InterPro DOMAIN/s: Zinc finger, PHD-type (InterPro:IPR001965); BEST Arabidopsis thaliana protein match is: unknown protein (TAIR:AT5G61100.1); Has 78 Blast hits to 72 proteins in 19 species: Archae - 0; Bacteria - 0; Metazoa - 1; Fungi - 0; Plants - 71; Viruses - 0; Other Eukaryotes - 6 (source: NCBI BLink).), with the protein MADESGYDAGSDAGSDASLPSSEISFVEVKKPCEVCGSNANDHAIMTCFLCRDTREHIYCARVHLRSVPRMWICEECRMNPVVVNNVAPVDQEAAASSSRITYQVADSEVVNQTMTSSDSGNQISATHQQPPQAHASPVAVPMDTSSSDNQQPPSDSESAI; encoded by the exons ATGGCCGATGAGAGTGGATACGACGCTGGATCAGACGCTGGATCAGACGCTTCACTACCTTCTTCAGAGATAAGCTTTGTCGAG GTAAAGAAGCCTTGTGAAGTTTGCGGAAGTAATGCCAATGATCATGCGATAATGACATGCTTTTTATGCAGAGATACACGAGAACATAT TTATTGCGCGAGGGTGCATCTACGATCTGTTCCTCGAATGTGGATATGTGAAGAGTGCAGAATGAATCCAGTTGTTGTGAATAACGTAGCTCCTGTTGATCAAGAAGCTgctgcatcatcatcaagaattACTTATCAAGTTGCTGATAGTGAAGTTGTTAATCAGACTATGACTTCAAGCGACTCTGGTAATCAAATCTCAGCGACTCATCAACAACCTCCACAGGCACATGCAAGTCCAGTAG CTGTGCCAATGGATACATCTTCAAGCGATAATCAGCAGCCACCCTCTGATTCGGAATCTGCAATCTAA
- a CDS encoding zinc ion-binding protein (BEST Arabidopsis thaliana protein match is: Polynucleotidyl transferase, ribonuclease H-like superfamily protein (TAIR:AT5G61090.1); Has 125 Blast hits to 115 proteins in 16 species: Archae - 0; Bacteria - 0; Metazoa - 22; Fungi - 0; Plants - 102; Viruses - 0; Other Eukaryotes - 1 (source: NCBI BLink).), protein MAALNLSKRSICETCGHQGWKNSLVTCSKCRIACEHCYCMRESSFETSIHFVCADCSMRPVQNKFTSDSIKGVPRSIRNKVRVESSNPVPKWKKIPETSRMKLISPEEVKKLACGGSTSKPTFRVPRPVSARPPMGLTKPTAGFPRARSLNSTVVARKTKSIYLPPKKVEPLSPRTQQIRPGVMRQASKAQAVGEGSKSKVGDGAKYHDSNEICRSILSEKLLQLLPYRPALHPIWKGRIVDSATPSEFNGEFLAQPASKVRGKAYILSKAIPVLLKVKLVPIGNLLSGLFMNRKPGLSDVEMYIFPDDKNTKRFTAERDHIFEAMRIRNAMMKFNINGTPLLIFSSKLLDKSSQIIIKMQKKTNNFLWGIFLLTKKSLALLPGTSNQTPQHFDDGYVVDNDTEPFFRRYHRNCGKQLQRHYGQRD, encoded by the exons ATGGCTGCATTGAATCTATCAAAG AGGTCAATTTGTGAAACATGCGGACATCAAGGATGGAAGAATTCACTTGTAACTTGCTCTAAATGCCGCATAGCCTGTGAACACTG TTATTGCATGCGGGAGAGTTCATTTGAGACCTCAATACATTTTGTCTGTGCTGATTGTTCGATGAGACctgttcaaaacaaatttacttcAGATTCTATCAAAGGAGTCCCTAGAAGTATTAGGAATAAAGTGCGGGTGGAATCTTCAAATCCAGTTCctaaatggaaaaaaattcCTGAAACGTCAAGGATGAAGTTAATTTCACCAGAGGAAGTAAAAAAACTTGCATGTGGAGGCAGTACCAGTAAACCAACTTTTAGAGTACCAAGACCTGTTTCAGCTCGTCCTCCAATGGGTTTAACAAAACCAACTGCTGGCTTTCCAAGAGCTAGGAGTCTAAATTCTACAGTGGTGGCTcgcaaaaccaaatcaatttACCTTCCACCTAAAAAGGTTGAGCCTCTTAGTCCTCGTACTCAACAGATTCGTCCAGGGGTCATGAGACAAGCTTCTAAAGCACAAGCAGTAGGAGAAG ggtcaaaatcaaaagttggCGATGGAGCTAAATATCATGATTCCAACGAGATATGCCGATCAATTTTATCAGAGAAATTGTTGCAATTACTTCCATATCGACCAGCTTTGCACCCCATTTGGAA GGGACGCATAGTGGATTCTGCTACACCATCTGAGTTTAATGGCGAGTTCTTAGCTCAACCGGCATCTAAAGTCCGAGGGAAGGCTTATATACTTTCAAAAGCTATTCCTGTCTTACTCAAGGTCAAATTGGTTCCTATAGGCAATCTTCTGAGTGGTTTGTTTATGAACAGAAAACCAGGGCTTTCAGATGTCGAGATGTACATTTTCCCAGAtgacaagaacacaaaaag GTTTACAGCGGAACGTGATCATATCTTTGAGGCCATGAGGATTCGCAATGCCATGATGAAATTTAACATCAATGGCACACCATTGTTGATATTCTCTTCAAAACTACTGGACAAGTCCTCCCAGA TTATCATCAAGAtgcagaagaaaacaaataacttCCTTTGGGGGATTTTTCTCCTGACGAAAAAGTCTTTAGCACTTCTTCCAGGAACATCGAATCAAACTCCCCAACATTTTGATGATGGATATGTAGTTGACAATGACACTGAA CCTTTCTTCAGACGATACCACCGGAATTGTGGGAAGCAATTGCAGAGACATTATGGTCAGAGGGATTGA
- a CDS encoding zinc ion-binding protein: MRSICETCGHQGWKNSLVTCSKCRIACEHCYCMRESSFETSIHFVCADCSMRPVQNKFTSDSIKGVPRSIRNKVRVESSNPVPKWKKIPETSRMKLISPEEVKKLACGGSTSKPTFRVPRPVSARPPMGLTKPTAGFPRARSLNSTVVARKTKSIYLPPKKVEPLSPRTQQIRPGVMRQASKAQAVGEGSKSKVGDGAKYHDSNEICRSILSEKLLQLLPYRPALHPIWKGRIVDSATPSEFNGEFLAQPASKVRGKAYILSKAIPVLLKVKLVPIGNLLSGLFMNRKPGLSDVEMYIFPDDKNTKRFTAERDHIFEAMRIRNAMMKFNINGTPLLIFSSKLLDKSSQIIIKMQKKTNNFLWGIFLLTKKSLALLPGTSNQTPQHFDDGYVVDNDTEPFFRRYHRNCGKQLQRHYGQRD; the protein is encoded by the exons ATG AGGTCAATTTGTGAAACATGCGGACATCAAGGATGGAAGAATTCACTTGTAACTTGCTCTAAATGCCGCATAGCCTGTGAACACTG TTATTGCATGCGGGAGAGTTCATTTGAGACCTCAATACATTTTGTCTGTGCTGATTGTTCGATGAGACctgttcaaaacaaatttacttcAGATTCTATCAAAGGAGTCCCTAGAAGTATTAGGAATAAAGTGCGGGTGGAATCTTCAAATCCAGTTCctaaatggaaaaaaattcCTGAAACGTCAAGGATGAAGTTAATTTCACCAGAGGAAGTAAAAAAACTTGCATGTGGAGGCAGTACCAGTAAACCAACTTTTAGAGTACCAAGACCTGTTTCAGCTCGTCCTCCAATGGGTTTAACAAAACCAACTGCTGGCTTTCCAAGAGCTAGGAGTCTAAATTCTACAGTGGTGGCTcgcaaaaccaaatcaatttACCTTCCACCTAAAAAGGTTGAGCCTCTTAGTCCTCGTACTCAACAGATTCGTCCAGGGGTCATGAGACAAGCTTCTAAAGCACAAGCAGTAGGAGAAG ggtcaaaatcaaaagttggCGATGGAGCTAAATATCATGATTCCAACGAGATATGCCGATCAATTTTATCAGAGAAATTGTTGCAATTACTTCCATATCGACCAGCTTTGCACCCCATTTGGAA GGGACGCATAGTGGATTCTGCTACACCATCTGAGTTTAATGGCGAGTTCTTAGCTCAACCGGCATCTAAAGTCCGAGGGAAGGCTTATATACTTTCAAAAGCTATTCCTGTCTTACTCAAGGTCAAATTGGTTCCTATAGGCAATCTTCTGAGTGGTTTGTTTATGAACAGAAAACCAGGGCTTTCAGATGTCGAGATGTACATTTTCCCAGAtgacaagaacacaaaaag GTTTACAGCGGAACGTGATCATATCTTTGAGGCCATGAGGATTCGCAATGCCATGATGAAATTTAACATCAATGGCACACCATTGTTGATATTCTCTTCAAAACTACTGGACAAGTCCTCCCAGA TTATCATCAAGAtgcagaagaaaacaaataacttCCTTTGGGGGATTTTTCTCCTGACGAAAAAGTCTTTAGCACTTCTTCCAGGAACATCGAATCAAACTCCCCAACATTTTGATGATGGATATGTAGTTGACAATGACACTGAA CCTTTCTTCAGACGATACCACCGGAATTGTGGGAAGCAATTGCAGAGACATTATGGTCAGAGGGATTGA
- a CDS encoding uncharacterized protein (BEST Arabidopsis thaliana protein match is: zinc ion binding (TAIR:AT5G61110.1); Has 1807 Blast hits to 1807 proteins in 277 species: Archae - 0; Bacteria - 0; Metazoa - 736; Fungi - 347; Plants - 385; Viruses - 0; Other Eukaryotes - 339 (source: NCBI BLink).), which produces MVYESGNKPGPENPTFSSDLSLSDSLVKLKKKPCEVCGSDANELLMMTCFMCRDTREHTYCARVMFQRVPRLWICEECRDFSSVANKTANAQSSRTIQVEQVVVKQVRIDQTVPSPRTNQVVDNHQDPPIDQTDPSSTTIQVVDNENLIEAAPSSRSNQVVDNKDWIEAAPSLRSNQVVPVAPRIHEFTTDESSSPVSPLFKSMWERFPVKRPSHYIDLSSDSESEE; this is translated from the exons ATGGTCTACGAAAGTGGGAACAAGCCTGGACCAGAAAATCCGACATTTAGTTCAGATTTAAGCCTTTCAGATTCTCTTGTAAAACTG aagaagaagccttgTGAAGTATGCGGAAGTGATGCCAATGAGCTTTTGATGATGACTTGCTTCATGTGCAGAGATACTAGGGAGCATAC TTATTGCGCGAGGGTGATGTTTCAACGTGTGCCTCGTTTGTGGATTTGTGAAGAGTGCCGTGATTTCTCATCTGTCGCCAACAAAACTGCTAATGCTCAATCATCAAGAACTATTCAAGTGGAACAAGTTGTGGTTAAACAAGTTCGTATTGATCAAACTGTTCCATCACCAAGAACTAATCAAGTTGTGGATAACCACCAAGATCCTCCTATTGATCAAACTGATCCATCATCGACAACTATTCAAGTTGTggataatgaaaatttgattgaaGCTGCTCCATCATCAAGAAGTAATCAAGTTGTTGATAACAAAGATTGGATTGAAGCTGCTCCATCATTAAGATCTAATCAAGTTGTGCCTGTTGCTCCTCGTATTCATGAGTTTACTACAGACGAATCATCCTCTCCGGTGTCTCCAT TGTTCAAGTCCATGTGGGAAAGATTTCCAGTCAAACGACCATCACATTACATTGATCTGTCCTCTGATTCCGAATCTGAAGAGTAA